A window of the Pseudomonadota bacterium genome harbors these coding sequences:
- a CDS encoding HAMP domain-containing protein: MGFKLRTQIAGLLFLLFSLTVAITGYFNVSILFDVIKSLAEEQSNTSALAVTSWIERVLPLEGYTSNFLSMRMAQRSDVVDYLGHVRGLRSFQVLTPDGVVLWAYGQPVPFPLHRDALRQAVQQAEPFRELWVLTPSADVESTPVGGQLGLLLSKEITYVYYRAIPDPTGTRIVGVMRLSLVVDELPRRLRIVVLGNVLLGVVFLVTAFIAISIWTKNAINRPLEMILQGQERIGRGDFSAHVSVEMPSTNEIVSMSTSFNRMSADLRRFQKELEVKTTRMDALNQEYRRLNEQLESQVDDKTRELKEFFSVVTHDMKVPLAAIQGYADLLMRSRRNPLDEKQLRFVQGISTACSHLLGMTRNMLESVKYDAGRITYFMEDFDLADVVREVAEQIRQQADEKSIRFRFEVPPLCRRVVGDRTKIVRVLTNLLNNAVKFTPEGGAIEIRARDRASMAEIEVTDSGVGIAEDQIPHLFEKFTQFHTEEGAASSIGLGLYIVHKILEGHGQGIQVVSSPGRGTTFTFSLPKAVATARVESLETLEGGDTETTVAVGGTGPEEGAGSP, from the coding sequence GTGGGCTTCAAGCTTCGAACCCAGATCGCGGGCCTTCTGTTCCTGCTCTTCTCGCTCACGGTGGCCATCACCGGCTACTTCAACGTGAGCATCCTGTTCGATGTGATCAAATCGCTGGCCGAAGAGCAGTCGAACACCTCCGCGCTCGCGGTGACCTCCTGGATCGAGCGCGTGCTCCCTCTCGAGGGCTACACGTCGAACTTTCTCTCGATGCGCATGGCCCAGCGCAGCGACGTGGTCGACTATCTCGGACACGTGCGTGGCCTGCGTTCGTTCCAGGTCTTGACCCCGGACGGTGTGGTTCTCTGGGCCTATGGTCAGCCCGTGCCGTTTCCGTTGCACCGCGACGCGCTGCGTCAGGCGGTGCAGCAGGCGGAGCCTTTTCGTGAGCTCTGGGTTCTGACCCCGTCGGCCGACGTCGAGAGCACGCCCGTTGGCGGCCAGCTCGGGCTGCTCCTGTCGAAGGAGATCACCTACGTCTACTATCGCGCTATTCCGGACCCGACAGGAACGCGCATCGTAGGGGTGATGCGGCTGAGCCTCGTGGTTGACGAGCTGCCGCGCCGGCTTCGCATCGTTGTGCTCGGCAATGTTTTGCTGGGCGTGGTGTTTCTGGTTACGGCGTTCATCGCCATCTCGATATGGACCAAGAATGCCATCAATCGTCCGCTCGAGATGATTCTGCAGGGGCAGGAGCGCATCGGTCGAGGCGACTTCTCGGCCCACGTCTCGGTGGAGATGCCGTCCACGAACGAGATCGTGAGCATGAGCACCTCGTTCAACCGGATGAGCGCTGATCTGCGGCGCTTCCAGAAAGAGCTCGAGGTCAAGACCACCCGCATGGACGCCTTGAACCAGGAGTACCGACGGCTCAACGAGCAGCTCGAGTCGCAGGTCGACGACAAGACCCGCGAGCTCAAGGAGTTCTTCTCGGTGGTGACGCACGACATGAAGGTCCCGCTGGCGGCCATCCAGGGCTATGCCGACCTGCTGATGCGGTCGCGTCGCAATCCGCTGGACGAGAAGCAGCTGCGGTTCGTTCAAGGCATCTCGACGGCGTGCAGCCATCTCCTCGGGATGACGCGCAACATGCTCGAGTCGGTGAAGTACGATGCCGGTCGGATCACCTACTTCATGGAGGATTTCGATCTGGCGGATGTGGTGCGCGAGGTCGCCGAGCAGATACGCCAGCAGGCCGACGAGAAGTCGATTCGCTTCCGCTTCGAGGTGCCTCCCCTCTGTCGGCGGGTCGTTGGCGACAGGACCAAGATCGTGCGGGTACTGACCAATCTCCTGAACAATGCCGTGAAGTTCACGCCGGAGGGCGGCGCCATCGAGATTCGCGCGCGCGACCGCGCCAGCATGGCTGAGATCGAGGTGACCGACAGCGGTGTCGGTATCGCGGAAGACCAGATCCCGCATCTGTTCGAGAAGTTCACGCAGTTCCACACCGAGGAGGGTGCGGCGTCGAGCATCGGTCTGGGCCTCTACATCGTCCACAAGATCCTCGAGGGCCACGGTCAGGGCATCCAGGTCGTCTCCAGCCCCGGACGCGGAACGACCTTCACGTTCTCGCTGCCCAAGGCCGTGGCCACCGCTCGGGTCGAGTCGCTCGAGACGCTGGAAGGCGGCGACACGGAGACCACGGTCGCCGTGGGAGGAACTGGGCCGGAAGAGGGGGCGGGATCTCCGTGA
- a CDS encoding DNA-binding response regulator, translating into MKIRVLVADDQVMFRQMMVSTLAEEDDLEVVGEASNGVEAVSMCERLRPDIALLDINMPLMNGIAATIEIVRRCSETKVVILSAFDDDQFVLDLARAGAKGYILKESHSDDVLRAIRAAQAGESLWEPKVQTKILREMGRLLEERDRSAGSDRSPESPNDAEARRERERSFASLTEREHEVLRLMGRGLNNREICDLLHIGEPTVKTHVSNVMQKMGFRDRVEAALFAARSTGRGDGPPAP; encoded by the coding sequence GTGAAGATCCGTGTGCTTGTGGCTGACGACCAGGTCATGTTCCGCCAGATGATGGTGTCGACCCTGGCTGAGGAAGACGACCTCGAGGTCGTGGGTGAGGCGTCGAACGGGGTCGAGGCAGTTTCCATGTGTGAGCGCCTGCGACCGGACATCGCCCTTCTGGATATCAACATGCCCCTCATGAACGGCATTGCCGCCACCATCGAGATCGTGCGCCGCTGCAGCGAGACCAAGGTCGTCATCTTGAGCGCGTTCGACGACGATCAGTTCGTTCTCGACCTGGCGCGGGCGGGGGCCAAAGGCTACATTCTCAAGGAGAGCCACTCCGACGACGTGCTGCGCGCGATACGCGCGGCCCAGGCAGGCGAGTCGCTCTGGGAGCCCAAGGTGCAGACCAAGATCCTCCGAGAGATGGGGCGCCTGCTCGAGGAGCGCGATCGGTCTGCCGGCAGCGATCGGAGCCCTGAATCCCCGAATGACGCCGAGGCGCGTCGCGAGCGGGAGAGAAGCTTTGCGTCGCTGACGGAACGCGAGCACGAGGTGCTGCGTCTGATGGGCCGTGGCCTGAACAACCGCGAGATCTGCGATCTGCTCCACATCGGGGAGCCCACCGTGAAGACCCATGTCTCCAATGTCATGCAGAAGATGGGCTTCCGGGATCGGGTTGAGGCAGCCCTCTTCGCCGCTCGCTCGACGGGTCGCGGAGACGGCCCGCCGGCTCCCTGA
- a CDS encoding sigma-70 family RNA polymerase sigma factor: MRHSTFDWSTMGSEVSREMLALEESERRPVKKSSRGQGVRGAAGSAGWESPTEKTSQPATPRRRRASSRPASEVLGFLDTNSLSAYLQEVYKIPLLSADEERDLAIRIKSGESEAREYLIEANLRLVISIAKKFLGLGLTFQDLIQEGNIGLMEAVEKFDHTRGCRFATYATWWIRQSIIRSIANQGRTIRLPVHIAEAFQKFIQLQVKYLQEHGRQAGLDVASRVLFPVDTEKIHRKLCKSLKTEVPFEDPRVRAKIAEMEQASVARLREILAVAQEPVSLETPLGEEDTCIGDLVAAHTVPDVPVMRVELARLLENLNDRERKILAFRFGLIDGNIRTLQEISDEFGISKERIRQKEEDALRKLRTVMTREDWL, translated from the coding sequence ATGAGGCATTCCACGTTCGACTGGAGTACGATGGGTTCTGAGGTGAGTCGCGAGATGCTGGCACTGGAAGAGTCGGAGCGCCGACCTGTCAAGAAGTCGTCCCGTGGCCAGGGCGTGAGGGGCGCCGCAGGTTCGGCCGGCTGGGAGTCGCCCACAGAGAAGACGTCGCAGCCCGCGACGCCTCGACGCCGGCGCGCTTCGTCGCGCCCCGCCAGCGAGGTGCTGGGGTTTCTTGATACCAACAGCCTCTCGGCGTACCTGCAGGAGGTCTACAAGATCCCCCTGCTGAGCGCTGACGAGGAGCGCGACCTGGCCATCCGCATCAAGAGCGGGGAGTCAGAGGCCCGCGAATACCTCATCGAGGCCAACCTGCGTCTCGTCATCAGCATCGCCAAGAAGTTCCTCGGCCTGGGGCTCACGTTCCAAGATCTCATTCAAGAAGGCAACATCGGCTTGATGGAGGCGGTCGAGAAGTTCGACCACACCCGTGGCTGTCGCTTCGCCACGTACGCCACCTGGTGGATCCGTCAGTCCATCATCCGTTCCATCGCGAACCAGGGGCGAACGATTCGCCTGCCTGTCCACATCGCCGAGGCGTTCCAGAAGTTCATCCAGCTGCAGGTGAAGTACCTTCAGGAGCACGGCCGTCAGGCGGGGCTTGATGTGGCCAGCCGGGTGCTCTTCCCTGTCGACACCGAGAAGATCCATCGCAAGCTCTGCAAGAGCCTCAAGACCGAGGTCCCTTTCGAAGACCCGCGGGTCAGGGCCAAGATCGCCGAGATGGAGCAGGCCTCGGTAGCGCGCCTGCGCGAGATCCTGGCGGTGGCGCAGGAGCCCGTCTCGCTCGAGACGCCTCTGGGTGAGGAAGACACCTGCATCGGCGACCTGGTGGCCGCCCACACCGTTCCGGACGTTCCCGTCATGCGGGTCGAGCTGGCGCGCCTGCTCGAGAACCTCAACGACCGGGAGCGCAAGATCCTGGCCTTCCGCTTCGGGCTGATCGACGGCAACATCCGAACCCTGCAAGAGATCAGTGACGAGTTCGGCATCAGCAAGGAGCGCATCCGTCAGAAGGAAGAAGACGCGCTGCGCAAGCTTCGCACGGTCATGACTCGCGAAGACTGGCTCTGA